The following are encoded together in the Streptomyces sp. NBC_00358 genome:
- a CDS encoding alpha/beta fold hydrolase produces the protein MTVSYRQPGVVLTDHRFTVPLDHDHPAGETIELFAREVVASDKAHQPLPWLVYLQGGPGFGANRFVGRQSWLDRALEDYRVLLLDQRGTGFSTPANRQTLPLRGGPREQADHLALFRADSIVRDCEAIRPALTGGAPWTVLGQSFGGFCTVRYLSSAPEGLSAAVVTGGLPSLDGHADDVYRAAYPRIERKVAAHYARYPQDVERARRIAEYLLQHEPVLSGGYRLTAEAFQSLGILLGGSDGSHRLHYLLEDAFVRTPHGTALSDAFQEEVQGLLSYAGHPLYALVHEACYAQGDRPTAWSAERVRAEFPQFDAAKTLAEDGPLLFTGESVHPWMFETDPALRPLRETAEELAARTDWAPLYDPARLAVNEVPVAAAVYHDDMYVDAEHSLRTARAVRGLRTWVTDEFEHDGVRAGGPRVLDRLLALTRDEV, from the coding sequence TTGACCGTCAGCTACCGCCAGCCCGGTGTCGTCCTCACCGATCACCGCTTCACCGTGCCTCTCGACCACGACCATCCGGCGGGCGAGACCATCGAACTGTTCGCCCGCGAGGTCGTCGCGAGCGACAAGGCGCACCAGCCCCTGCCCTGGCTGGTCTACCTCCAGGGCGGCCCCGGCTTCGGGGCGAATCGTTTCGTCGGCCGGCAGTCCTGGCTCGACCGGGCCCTGGAGGACTACCGGGTCCTGCTGCTCGACCAGCGCGGCACCGGGTTCTCCACGCCCGCCAACCGCCAGACGCTCCCGCTGCGCGGCGGCCCCCGCGAGCAGGCCGACCACCTCGCGCTCTTCCGCGCCGACTCCATCGTCCGGGACTGCGAGGCCATCCGGCCCGCACTCACCGGCGGCGCCCCCTGGACGGTCCTCGGCCAGAGCTTCGGCGGCTTCTGCACCGTGCGCTACCTGTCCAGCGCCCCCGAGGGGCTGAGCGCCGCCGTCGTCACCGGCGGCCTGCCCTCCCTCGACGGCCACGCGGACGACGTCTACCGCGCCGCGTACCCGCGTATCGAGCGCAAGGTCGCCGCGCACTACGCGCGCTACCCGCAGGACGTCGAGCGCGCCCGCCGGATCGCGGAGTACCTGCTCCAGCACGAGCCGGTGCTGAGCGGCGGCTACCGCCTGACCGCCGAGGCCTTCCAGTCGCTGGGCATCCTGCTGGGCGGCAGCGACGGCAGCCACCGCCTGCACTACCTGCTGGAGGACGCCTTCGTGCGCACCCCGCACGGAACGGCCCTGTCCGACGCCTTCCAGGAGGAGGTCCAGGGCCTCCTCTCGTACGCGGGTCACCCCCTGTACGCGCTGGTCCACGAGGCCTGCTACGCCCAGGGCGACCGCCCCACGGCCTGGTCCGCCGAGCGGGTGCGCGCCGAGTTCCCGCAGTTCGACGCGGCCAAGACCCTCGCGGAAGACGGACCGCTGCTGTTCACCGGCGAGTCCGTGCACCCCTGGATGTTCGAGACCGACCCTGCGCTGCGCCCGCTGCGCGAGACCGCCGAGGAACTGGCCGCCCGCACCGACTGGGCGCCGCTGTACGACCCGGCCCGCCTCGCCGTGAACGAGGTACCGGTCGCGGCGGCGGTCTACCACGACGACATGTACGTCGACGCGGAGCACTCCTTGCGCACCGCGCGTGCCGTACGGGGCCTGCGCACCTGGGTGACCGACGAGTTCGAGCACGACGGGGTGCGGGCCGGTGGTCCGCGCGTACTGGACCGGCTGCTGGCGCTCACCCGCGACGAGGTCTGA